In Salvelinus alpinus chromosome 20, SLU_Salpinus.1, whole genome shotgun sequence, a genomic segment contains:
- the LOC139546323 gene encoding POU domain, class 2, transcription factor 1-like isoform X5, whose amino-acid sequence MADGGAASQDESSGPDSRMSNASETSKCGMESGDGNTEIQTNGLDFQRQTVQTTSAITNAHTQALLQQYISNTHLPSCFSHSKSEDSGAIPTSVQQGVLPQAQLMLAGGQIAGLTLSPAQQQLLLQQAQAQLLAAAMQQQSASQQSSTTGASISASAATPITQLPLSQPIQITSIPSGSTHLPGQLSQLGYPYEMATFSSYLPQLQQLQQQNLTMPQFVLVQPGHHIATQLQPGQFIISQSPQGQQSLLQGQSLLTQLPQSQANLLQTHPSITLATQPATPTRTIAATPIQPLSHSQTSPPKRLATPSLEEPSDLEELEQFAKTFKQRRIKLGFTQGDVGLAMGKLYGNDFSQTTISRFEALNLSFKNMCKLKPLLEKWLNDAVYADNLSSDQALSSPSALGSPGLGMEGLNRRRKKRTSIETNIRLALEKRFLEQNQKPTSEEITMIADQLNMEKEVIRVWFCNRRQKEKRINPPSGGYSNTGTGSSPIKTIFTPTIPLVASTASLVTSNTPTTLTVNPVMPLNSTSVSGLTFTGTTIGATTNTASVISTAPMVTAVTSSPSLSPSPTALQATGTGGTQEHTVVTQAPSSLATSLGTGQVMVAGLGLSAALQGAAQLPTSASFAAMAGLNQGLMASSQFTPGGALLSLAPGGLGGALNTAMLSNSTLATIQALASGGALPITSLDGSGNLLFANTSAGSTPNLMQPLFLNPQNLSLLTTNPVNLVSAGAAGGGALQVSADHQVTTATVPVPASTITTASRTQ is encoded by the exons ATTCTAGAATGAGTAATGCGTCAGAAACGAGTAAATGTGGAATGGAGAGTGGGGACGGAAACACAG AAATCCAAACGAATGGACTGGACTTTCAGAGGCAGACGGTTCAGACCACAAGCGCAATcaccaacgcacacacacaggctctccTCCAACAG tacatttcaaacaccCACCTCCCTTCCTGCTTTTCTCAT TCCAAATCAGAAGACTCGGGTGCAATTCCGACCTCCGTCCAGCAGGGCGTGCTGCCTCAGGCCCAACTCATGCTGGCTGGGGGACAGATAGCTGGA TTGACCCTGTCTCCAGCGCAGCAGCAGTTGTTGTTGCAACAGGCCCAGGCCCAGCTCCTAGCAGCAGCCATGCagcagcagtcagccagccagcagaGCAGCACTACGGGGGCAAGCATCTCTGCCTCTGCAGCCACCCCTATCACACAACTGCCACTGTCCCAGCCCATCCAGATCACCTCT ATTCCCTCTGGTTCTACCCATCTTCCAGGCCAGCTAAGCCAGCTGGGATACCCCTATGAGATGGCGACCTTCAGCAGTTACCTACCT CAGTTACAACAGCTGCAGCAGCAGAACCTGACCATGCCCCAGTTTGTCCTGGTTCAGCCTGGCCACCACATCGCCACCCAGCTGCAGCCTGGCCAGTTCATCATCTCACAGTCGCCGCAGGGCCAGCAGA GTCTCCTGCAAGGCCAGAGTCTTCTAACTCAACTACCTCAAAGCCAAGCCAACCTCCTGCAGACTCATCCCAGCATCACGCTCGCCACACAG CCAGCGACTCCGACCCGCACGATAGCAGCCACGCCCATCCAGCCTCTGTCCCACAGCCAGACCTCGCCCCCTAAACGCCTGGCCACGCCCAGTCTGGAGGAGCCCAGTGACCTGGAGGAGTTGGAACAGTTTGCCAAGACCTTCAAACAGAGACGCATCAAACTGGGCTTCACACAG gGAGATGTTGGCCTGGCCATGGGCAAGCTGTACGGTAACGACTTCAGCCAGACCACCATCTCCCGCTTCGAGGCCTTGAACCTGAGCTTTAAGAACATGTGCAAGCTGAAGCCACTGCTGGAGAAGTGGCTCAACGATGCA GTTTATGCAGACAACCTGTCGTCTGACCAGGCCCTGTCTAGCCCCAGCGCCCTGGGCTCCCCTGGCCTGGGTATGGAGGGGCTGAACCGCCGACGCAAGAAGAGGACCAGCATCGAGACCAACATCCGCTTGGCCTTAGAAAAGAGATTTCTGGAA CAGAACCAAAAACCTACCTCTGAGGAGATCACCATGATCGCCGACCAGCTcaacatggagaaggaggtgatCCGGGTTTGGTTCTGTAACCGCAGGCAGAAAGAGAAGAGGATCAACCCCCCCAGCGGTGGATACAGCAACACAGGGACAGGCAGCAGCCCCATCAAAACCATCTTCACCCCTACGATCCCCCTG GTGGCCAGTACGGCCAGCCTTGTGACCAGTAACACACCGACCACACTGACTGTAAACCCAGTGATGCCTCTCAACAGCACCAGCGTGTCTGGCCTGACCTTCACAG GCACGACCATAGGAGCGACCACAAACACGGCATCCGTCATCTCCACTGCACCTATGGTTACTGCGGTGACCAGCTCCCCATCGCTAAGCCCCTCCCCCACGGCCCTCCAGGCCACGGGGACGGGCGGAACCCAGGAGCACACGGTGGTCACGCAGGCACCGTCGTCCCTAGCGACCAGTCTGGGGACGGGTCAGGTGATGGTGGCTGGACTGGGCCTGTCGGCCGCCCTGCAAGGCGCCGCCCAGTTACCCACCAGCGCTAGTTTCGCTGCCATGGCCGGGCTTAACCAAGGACTTATGGCGTCATCGCAGTTCACTCCTGG gggGGCCTTGTTGAGCTTGGCTCCaggggggctgggaggggctcTGAACACCGCCATGTTGAGCAACAGCACCCTAGCCACCATCCAAG CTCTGGCATCAGGCGGCGCTCTCCCCATCACCTCGCTGGACGGGAGCGGTAACCTGCTGTTCGCCAACACCTCCGCCGGCAGCACCCCCAACCTGATGCAACCCCTCTTCCTGAACCCCCAGAACCTGTCCCTGCTCACCACCAACCCTGTCAACCTGGTGTCAGCCGGAGCTGCTGGGGGCGGGGCCCTGCAGGTCTCAGCTGACCACCAGGTCACCACGGCGACTGTACCAGTTCCCGCTTCCACCATCACCACTGCCTCCAGGACCCAGTGA
- the LOC139546323 gene encoding POU domain, class 2, transcription factor 1-like isoform X13, producing the protein MADGGAASQDESSGPDSRMSNASETSKCGMESGDGNTEIQTNGLDFQRQTVQTTSAITNAHTQALLQQLTLSPAQQQLLLQQAQAQLLAAAMQQQSASQQSSTTGASISASAATPITQLPLSQPIQITSIPSGSTHLPGQLSQLGYPYEMATFSSYLPQLQQLQQQNLTMPQFVLVQPGHHIATQLQPGQFIISQSPQGQQSLLQGQSLLTQLPQSQANLLQTHPSITLATQPATPTRTIAATPIQPLSHSQTSPPKRLATPSLEEPSDLEELEQFAKTFKQRRIKLGFTQGDVGLAMGKLYGNDFSQTTISRFEALNLSFKNMCKLKPLLEKWLNDAVYADNLSSDQALSSPSALGSPGLGMEGLNRRRKKRTSIETNIRLALEKRFLEQNQKPTSEEITMIADQLNMEKEVIRVWFCNRRQKEKRINPPSGGYSNTGTGSSPIKTIFTPTIPLVASTASLVTSNTPTTLTVNPVMPLNSTSVSGLTFTGTTIGATTNTASVISTAPMVTAVTSSPSLSPSPTALQATGTGGTQEHTVVTQAPSSLATSLGTGQVMVAGLGLSAALQGAAQLPTSASFAAMAGLNQGLMASSQFTPGGALLSLAPGGLGGALNTAMLSNSTLATIQGLWSALASGGALPITSLDGSGNLLFANTSAGSTPNLMQPLFLNPQNLSLLTTNPVNLVSAGAAGGGALQVSADHQVTTATVPVPASTITTASRTQ; encoded by the exons ATTCTAGAATGAGTAATGCGTCAGAAACGAGTAAATGTGGAATGGAGAGTGGGGACGGAAACACAG AAATCCAAACGAATGGACTGGACTTTCAGAGGCAGACGGTTCAGACCACAAGCGCAATcaccaacgcacacacacaggctctccTCCAACAG TTGACCCTGTCTCCAGCGCAGCAGCAGTTGTTGTTGCAACAGGCCCAGGCCCAGCTCCTAGCAGCAGCCATGCagcagcagtcagccagccagcagaGCAGCACTACGGGGGCAAGCATCTCTGCCTCTGCAGCCACCCCTATCACACAACTGCCACTGTCCCAGCCCATCCAGATCACCTCT ATTCCCTCTGGTTCTACCCATCTTCCAGGCCAGCTAAGCCAGCTGGGATACCCCTATGAGATGGCGACCTTCAGCAGTTACCTACCT CAGTTACAACAGCTGCAGCAGCAGAACCTGACCATGCCCCAGTTTGTCCTGGTTCAGCCTGGCCACCACATCGCCACCCAGCTGCAGCCTGGCCAGTTCATCATCTCACAGTCGCCGCAGGGCCAGCAGA GTCTCCTGCAAGGCCAGAGTCTTCTAACTCAACTACCTCAAAGCCAAGCCAACCTCCTGCAGACTCATCCCAGCATCACGCTCGCCACACAG CCAGCGACTCCGACCCGCACGATAGCAGCCACGCCCATCCAGCCTCTGTCCCACAGCCAGACCTCGCCCCCTAAACGCCTGGCCACGCCCAGTCTGGAGGAGCCCAGTGACCTGGAGGAGTTGGAACAGTTTGCCAAGACCTTCAAACAGAGACGCATCAAACTGGGCTTCACACAG gGAGATGTTGGCCTGGCCATGGGCAAGCTGTACGGTAACGACTTCAGCCAGACCACCATCTCCCGCTTCGAGGCCTTGAACCTGAGCTTTAAGAACATGTGCAAGCTGAAGCCACTGCTGGAGAAGTGGCTCAACGATGCA GTTTATGCAGACAACCTGTCGTCTGACCAGGCCCTGTCTAGCCCCAGCGCCCTGGGCTCCCCTGGCCTGGGTATGGAGGGGCTGAACCGCCGACGCAAGAAGAGGACCAGCATCGAGACCAACATCCGCTTGGCCTTAGAAAAGAGATTTCTGGAA CAGAACCAAAAACCTACCTCTGAGGAGATCACCATGATCGCCGACCAGCTcaacatggagaaggaggtgatCCGGGTTTGGTTCTGTAACCGCAGGCAGAAAGAGAAGAGGATCAACCCCCCCAGCGGTGGATACAGCAACACAGGGACAGGCAGCAGCCCCATCAAAACCATCTTCACCCCTACGATCCCCCTG GTGGCCAGTACGGCCAGCCTTGTGACCAGTAACACACCGACCACACTGACTGTAAACCCAGTGATGCCTCTCAACAGCACCAGCGTGTCTGGCCTGACCTTCACAG GCACGACCATAGGAGCGACCACAAACACGGCATCCGTCATCTCCACTGCACCTATGGTTACTGCGGTGACCAGCTCCCCATCGCTAAGCCCCTCCCCCACGGCCCTCCAGGCCACGGGGACGGGCGGAACCCAGGAGCACACGGTGGTCACGCAGGCACCGTCGTCCCTAGCGACCAGTCTGGGGACGGGTCAGGTGATGGTGGCTGGACTGGGCCTGTCGGCCGCCCTGCAAGGCGCCGCCCAGTTACCCACCAGCGCTAGTTTCGCTGCCATGGCCGGGCTTAACCAAGGACTTATGGCGTCATCGCAGTTCACTCCTGG gggGGCCTTGTTGAGCTTGGCTCCaggggggctgggaggggctcTGAACACCGCCATGTTGAGCAACAGCACCCTAGCCACCATCCAAGGTCTGTGGAGCG CTCTGGCATCAGGCGGCGCTCTCCCCATCACCTCGCTGGACGGGAGCGGTAACCTGCTGTTCGCCAACACCTCCGCCGGCAGCACCCCCAACCTGATGCAACCCCTCTTCCTGAACCCCCAGAACCTGTCCCTGCTCACCACCAACCCTGTCAACCTGGTGTCAGCCGGAGCTGCTGGGGGCGGGGCCCTGCAGGTCTCAGCTGACCACCAGGTCACCACGGCGACTGTACCAGTTCCCGCTTCCACCATCACCACTGCCTCCAGGACCCAGTGA
- the LOC139546323 gene encoding POU domain, class 2, transcription factor 1-like isoform X16 — protein MADGGAASQDESSGPDSRMSNASETSKCGMESGDGNTEIQTNGLDFQRQTVQTTSAITNAHTQALLQQSKSEDSGAIPTSVQQGVLPQAQLMLAGGQIAGLTLSPAQQQLLLQQAQAQLLAAAMQQQSASQQSSTTGASISASAATPITQLPLSQPIQITSIPSGSTHLPGQLSQLGYPYEMATFSSYLPQLQQLQQQNLTMPQFVLVQPGHHIATQLQPGQFIISQSPQGQQSLLQGQSLLTQLPQSQANLLQTHPSITLATQPATPTRTIAATPIQPLSHSQTSPPKRLATPSLEEPSDLEELEQFAKTFKQRRIKLGFTQGDVGLAMGKLYGNDFSQTTISRFEALNLSFKNMCKLKPLLEKWLNDAVYADNLSSDQALSSPSALGSPGLGMEGLNRRRKKRTSIETNIRLALEKRFLEQNQKPTSEEITMIADQLNMEKEVIRVWFCNRRQKEKRINPPSGGYSNTGTGSSPIKTIFTPTIPLVASTASLVTSNTPTTLTVNPVMPLNSTSVSGLTFTGTTIGATTNTASVISTAPMVTAVTSSPSLSPSPTALQATGTGGTQEHTVVTQAPSSLATSLGTGQVMVAGLGLSAALQGAAQLPTSASFAAMAGLNQGLMASSQFTPGGALLSLAPGGLGGALNTAMLSNSTLATIQALASGGALPITSLDGSGNLLFANTSAGSTPNLMQPLFLNPQNLSLLTTNPVNLVSAGAAGGGALQVSADHQVTTATVPVPASTITTASRTQ, from the exons ATTCTAGAATGAGTAATGCGTCAGAAACGAGTAAATGTGGAATGGAGAGTGGGGACGGAAACACAG AAATCCAAACGAATGGACTGGACTTTCAGAGGCAGACGGTTCAGACCACAAGCGCAATcaccaacgcacacacacaggctctccTCCAACAG TCCAAATCAGAAGACTCGGGTGCAATTCCGACCTCCGTCCAGCAGGGCGTGCTGCCTCAGGCCCAACTCATGCTGGCTGGGGGACAGATAGCTGGA TTGACCCTGTCTCCAGCGCAGCAGCAGTTGTTGTTGCAACAGGCCCAGGCCCAGCTCCTAGCAGCAGCCATGCagcagcagtcagccagccagcagaGCAGCACTACGGGGGCAAGCATCTCTGCCTCTGCAGCCACCCCTATCACACAACTGCCACTGTCCCAGCCCATCCAGATCACCTCT ATTCCCTCTGGTTCTACCCATCTTCCAGGCCAGCTAAGCCAGCTGGGATACCCCTATGAGATGGCGACCTTCAGCAGTTACCTACCT CAGTTACAACAGCTGCAGCAGCAGAACCTGACCATGCCCCAGTTTGTCCTGGTTCAGCCTGGCCACCACATCGCCACCCAGCTGCAGCCTGGCCAGTTCATCATCTCACAGTCGCCGCAGGGCCAGCAGA GTCTCCTGCAAGGCCAGAGTCTTCTAACTCAACTACCTCAAAGCCAAGCCAACCTCCTGCAGACTCATCCCAGCATCACGCTCGCCACACAG CCAGCGACTCCGACCCGCACGATAGCAGCCACGCCCATCCAGCCTCTGTCCCACAGCCAGACCTCGCCCCCTAAACGCCTGGCCACGCCCAGTCTGGAGGAGCCCAGTGACCTGGAGGAGTTGGAACAGTTTGCCAAGACCTTCAAACAGAGACGCATCAAACTGGGCTTCACACAG gGAGATGTTGGCCTGGCCATGGGCAAGCTGTACGGTAACGACTTCAGCCAGACCACCATCTCCCGCTTCGAGGCCTTGAACCTGAGCTTTAAGAACATGTGCAAGCTGAAGCCACTGCTGGAGAAGTGGCTCAACGATGCA GTTTATGCAGACAACCTGTCGTCTGACCAGGCCCTGTCTAGCCCCAGCGCCCTGGGCTCCCCTGGCCTGGGTATGGAGGGGCTGAACCGCCGACGCAAGAAGAGGACCAGCATCGAGACCAACATCCGCTTGGCCTTAGAAAAGAGATTTCTGGAA CAGAACCAAAAACCTACCTCTGAGGAGATCACCATGATCGCCGACCAGCTcaacatggagaaggaggtgatCCGGGTTTGGTTCTGTAACCGCAGGCAGAAAGAGAAGAGGATCAACCCCCCCAGCGGTGGATACAGCAACACAGGGACAGGCAGCAGCCCCATCAAAACCATCTTCACCCCTACGATCCCCCTG GTGGCCAGTACGGCCAGCCTTGTGACCAGTAACACACCGACCACACTGACTGTAAACCCAGTGATGCCTCTCAACAGCACCAGCGTGTCTGGCCTGACCTTCACAG GCACGACCATAGGAGCGACCACAAACACGGCATCCGTCATCTCCACTGCACCTATGGTTACTGCGGTGACCAGCTCCCCATCGCTAAGCCCCTCCCCCACGGCCCTCCAGGCCACGGGGACGGGCGGAACCCAGGAGCACACGGTGGTCACGCAGGCACCGTCGTCCCTAGCGACCAGTCTGGGGACGGGTCAGGTGATGGTGGCTGGACTGGGCCTGTCGGCCGCCCTGCAAGGCGCCGCCCAGTTACCCACCAGCGCTAGTTTCGCTGCCATGGCCGGGCTTAACCAAGGACTTATGGCGTCATCGCAGTTCACTCCTGG gggGGCCTTGTTGAGCTTGGCTCCaggggggctgggaggggctcTGAACACCGCCATGTTGAGCAACAGCACCCTAGCCACCATCCAAG CTCTGGCATCAGGCGGCGCTCTCCCCATCACCTCGCTGGACGGGAGCGGTAACCTGCTGTTCGCCAACACCTCCGCCGGCAGCACCCCCAACCTGATGCAACCCCTCTTCCTGAACCCCCAGAACCTGTCCCTGCTCACCACCAACCCTGTCAACCTGGTGTCAGCCGGAGCTGCTGGGGGCGGGGCCCTGCAGGTCTCAGCTGACCACCAGGTCACCACGGCGACTGTACCAGTTCCCGCTTCCACCATCACCACTGCCTCCAGGACCCAGTGA
- the LOC139546323 gene encoding POU domain, class 2, transcription factor 1-like isoform X8, translated as MADGGAASQDESSGPDSRMSNASETSKCGMESGDGNTEIQTNGLDFQRQTVQTTSAITNAHTQALLQQSKSEDSGAIPTSVQQGVLPQAQLMLAGGQIAGLTLSPAQQQLLLQQAQAQLLAAAMQQQSASQQSSTTGASISASAATPITQLPLSQPIQITSIPSGSTHLPGQLSQLGYPYEMATFSSYLPQLQQLQQQNLTMPQFVLVQPGHHIATQLQPGQFIISQSPQGQQSLLQGQSLLTQLPQSQANLLQTHPSITLATQPATPTRTIAATPIQPLSHSQTSPPKRLATPSLEEPSDLEELEQFAKTFKQRRIKLGFTQGDVGLAMGKLYGNDFSQTTISRFEALNLSFKNMCKLKPLLEKWLNDAVYADNLSSDQALSSPSALGSPGLGMEGLNRRRKKRTSIETNIRLALEKRFLEQNQKPTSEEITMIADQLNMEKEVIRVWFCNRRQKEKRINPPSGGYSNTGTGSSPIKTIFTPTIPLVASTASLVTSNTPTTLTVNPVMPLNSTSVSGLTFTGTTIGATTNTASVISTAPMVTAVTSSPSLSPSPTALQATGTGGTQEHTVVTQAPSSLATSLGTGQVMVAGLGLSAALQGAAQLPTSASFAAMAGLNQGLMASSQFTPGGALLSLAPGGLGGALNTAMLSNSTLATIQGLWSALASGGALPITSLDGSGNLLFANTSAGSTPNLMQPLFLNPQNLSLLTTNPVNLVSAGAAGGGALQVSADHQVTTATVPVPASTITTASRTQ; from the exons ATTCTAGAATGAGTAATGCGTCAGAAACGAGTAAATGTGGAATGGAGAGTGGGGACGGAAACACAG AAATCCAAACGAATGGACTGGACTTTCAGAGGCAGACGGTTCAGACCACAAGCGCAATcaccaacgcacacacacaggctctccTCCAACAG TCCAAATCAGAAGACTCGGGTGCAATTCCGACCTCCGTCCAGCAGGGCGTGCTGCCTCAGGCCCAACTCATGCTGGCTGGGGGACAGATAGCTGGA TTGACCCTGTCTCCAGCGCAGCAGCAGTTGTTGTTGCAACAGGCCCAGGCCCAGCTCCTAGCAGCAGCCATGCagcagcagtcagccagccagcagaGCAGCACTACGGGGGCAAGCATCTCTGCCTCTGCAGCCACCCCTATCACACAACTGCCACTGTCCCAGCCCATCCAGATCACCTCT ATTCCCTCTGGTTCTACCCATCTTCCAGGCCAGCTAAGCCAGCTGGGATACCCCTATGAGATGGCGACCTTCAGCAGTTACCTACCT CAGTTACAACAGCTGCAGCAGCAGAACCTGACCATGCCCCAGTTTGTCCTGGTTCAGCCTGGCCACCACATCGCCACCCAGCTGCAGCCTGGCCAGTTCATCATCTCACAGTCGCCGCAGGGCCAGCAGA GTCTCCTGCAAGGCCAGAGTCTTCTAACTCAACTACCTCAAAGCCAAGCCAACCTCCTGCAGACTCATCCCAGCATCACGCTCGCCACACAG CCAGCGACTCCGACCCGCACGATAGCAGCCACGCCCATCCAGCCTCTGTCCCACAGCCAGACCTCGCCCCCTAAACGCCTGGCCACGCCCAGTCTGGAGGAGCCCAGTGACCTGGAGGAGTTGGAACAGTTTGCCAAGACCTTCAAACAGAGACGCATCAAACTGGGCTTCACACAG gGAGATGTTGGCCTGGCCATGGGCAAGCTGTACGGTAACGACTTCAGCCAGACCACCATCTCCCGCTTCGAGGCCTTGAACCTGAGCTTTAAGAACATGTGCAAGCTGAAGCCACTGCTGGAGAAGTGGCTCAACGATGCA GTTTATGCAGACAACCTGTCGTCTGACCAGGCCCTGTCTAGCCCCAGCGCCCTGGGCTCCCCTGGCCTGGGTATGGAGGGGCTGAACCGCCGACGCAAGAAGAGGACCAGCATCGAGACCAACATCCGCTTGGCCTTAGAAAAGAGATTTCTGGAA CAGAACCAAAAACCTACCTCTGAGGAGATCACCATGATCGCCGACCAGCTcaacatggagaaggaggtgatCCGGGTTTGGTTCTGTAACCGCAGGCAGAAAGAGAAGAGGATCAACCCCCCCAGCGGTGGATACAGCAACACAGGGACAGGCAGCAGCCCCATCAAAACCATCTTCACCCCTACGATCCCCCTG GTGGCCAGTACGGCCAGCCTTGTGACCAGTAACACACCGACCACACTGACTGTAAACCCAGTGATGCCTCTCAACAGCACCAGCGTGTCTGGCCTGACCTTCACAG GCACGACCATAGGAGCGACCACAAACACGGCATCCGTCATCTCCACTGCACCTATGGTTACTGCGGTGACCAGCTCCCCATCGCTAAGCCCCTCCCCCACGGCCCTCCAGGCCACGGGGACGGGCGGAACCCAGGAGCACACGGTGGTCACGCAGGCACCGTCGTCCCTAGCGACCAGTCTGGGGACGGGTCAGGTGATGGTGGCTGGACTGGGCCTGTCGGCCGCCCTGCAAGGCGCCGCCCAGTTACCCACCAGCGCTAGTTTCGCTGCCATGGCCGGGCTTAACCAAGGACTTATGGCGTCATCGCAGTTCACTCCTGG gggGGCCTTGTTGAGCTTGGCTCCaggggggctgggaggggctcTGAACACCGCCATGTTGAGCAACAGCACCCTAGCCACCATCCAAGGTCTGTGGAGCG CTCTGGCATCAGGCGGCGCTCTCCCCATCACCTCGCTGGACGGGAGCGGTAACCTGCTGTTCGCCAACACCTCCGCCGGCAGCACCCCCAACCTGATGCAACCCCTCTTCCTGAACCCCCAGAACCTGTCCCTGCTCACCACCAACCCTGTCAACCTGGTGTCAGCCGGAGCTGCTGGGGGCGGGGCCCTGCAGGTCTCAGCTGACCACCAGGTCACCACGGCGACTGTACCAGTTCCCGCTTCCACCATCACCACTGCCTCCAGGACCCAGTGA